One genomic region from Skermania piniformis encodes:
- the purQ gene encoding phosphoribosylformylglycinamidine synthase subunit PurQ translates to MTVRIGVVTFPGTLDDVDAARAVRLGGAESVGLWHSDADLRGVDAVVVPGGFSYGDYLRAGAIARFAPVMGEVIDAARRGMPVLGICNGFQVLCEAGLLPGALTRNAGLHFICRDEWLRVESVDTAWTSRYESGAEILIPLKSGEGRYQASPAVLDELEGDGRVVFRYAENPNGSQRDIAGIASANGRVVGLMPHPEHATEPLTGPSDDGLGMFYSVLDSLASL, encoded by the coding sequence GTGACGGTTCGGATCGGTGTGGTGACCTTCCCGGGCACCCTCGACGACGTCGACGCGGCGCGCGCGGTACGGCTCGGTGGGGCCGAGTCGGTGGGACTGTGGCATTCCGACGCCGACCTGCGGGGGGTCGACGCAGTCGTGGTTCCCGGTGGCTTCTCCTACGGCGACTACCTGCGCGCGGGGGCGATCGCGCGGTTCGCGCCGGTGATGGGTGAGGTGATCGACGCAGCGCGGCGCGGGATGCCGGTTCTGGGCATCTGCAACGGTTTCCAGGTGTTGTGCGAGGCCGGGTTGTTGCCCGGCGCGCTGACCCGCAACGCCGGACTGCATTTCATCTGCCGAGACGAGTGGTTACGGGTCGAATCCGTCGATACCGCGTGGACCTCGCGCTACGAGTCGGGGGCGGAGATCCTGATCCCGCTGAAGTCCGGCGAGGGGCGTTATCAAGCCTCGCCCGCGGTGCTGGACGAGTTGGAAGGCGACGGTCGGGTGGTCTTCCGGTATGCGGAGAACCCGAACGGGTCGCAGCGCGATATCGCCGGCATCGCGTCGGCGAACGGGCGGGTCGTCGGGCTGATGCCGCACCCGGAACACGCGACCGAGCCGCTGACCGGTCCGAGCGACGACGGTCTCGGCATGTTCTATTCGGTGCTGGACAGCCTGGCCTCCCTATGA
- the purS gene encoding phosphoribosylformylglycinamidine synthase subunit PurS, translating to MARVVVEVMLKSEILDPQGQAIAGALPRLGFSGIADVRQGKRFELEVADDVDDEQLARIAESLLCNTVIEDWKVVRA from the coding sequence GTGGCGCGAGTTGTCGTTGAGGTCATGCTCAAATCGGAGATCCTCGATCCGCAGGGCCAGGCGATCGCCGGCGCGCTCCCCCGGCTCGGTTTCTCCGGTATCGCAGACGTCCGGCAGGGTAAGCGATTCGAGCTCGAGGTTGCCGACGATGTCGACGACGAACAGCTGGCCCGGATCGCCGAGTCGTTGCTCTGCAACACCGTCATCGAGGACTGGAAAGTGGTGCGGGCGTGA
- a CDS encoding MBL fold metallo-hydrolase, whose product MRLAHFRHSCLLVELDGTRVLFDPGIFSHGFEGLTGLDAIVVTHQHPDHCDPARIPDLVAANPDATLLADPQTAAQLGPPWVAFHPGAVRPVGSVQLTAGGGRHAVIHPDIPVIDNTAVLVGTTEHPGRLLHPGDSLWVPSVPVDVLAIPAAAPWLKISETVDYLRSVAPRVAVPIHQAIVAADALPIFYGRLSEMAPDVTEFRAIGEETTVDVG is encoded by the coding sequence GTGCGCCTGGCCCACTTCCGGCATTCCTGCCTCCTGGTCGAACTGGACGGCACCCGGGTTCTGTTCGATCCCGGCATCTTCTCGCACGGCTTCGAGGGACTGACCGGGCTCGACGCGATCGTCGTCACCCACCAACATCCCGACCATTGCGACCCGGCCCGGATTCCCGACCTGGTGGCGGCCAATCCGGATGCCACGCTGCTCGCCGACCCGCAGACCGCCGCCCAACTCGGCCCGCCCTGGGTCGCCTTCCACCCGGGCGCGGTCCGCCCGGTCGGGTCGGTGCAACTCACCGCCGGCGGCGGTCGGCACGCCGTGATCCACCCCGACATCCCGGTGATCGACAACACCGCCGTCCTGGTCGGCACCACCGAACACCCGGGCCGACTGCTGCATCCGGGCGACTCGTTGTGGGTACCGTCGGTTCCGGTGGACGTGCTCGCGATACCGGCGGCAGCGCCGTGGCTGAAGATCAGTGAGACCGTCGACTATCTGCGGTCGGTCGCACCCCGCGTTGCGGTACCGATTCATCAGGCGATCGTCGCCGCCGACGCACTGCCGATCTTCTACGGCCGGCTGTCCGAGATGGCACCGGATGTCACCGAGTTCCGCGCGATCGGCGAAGAGACGACCGTCGACGTCGGCTGA
- a CDS encoding glutathione peroxidase gives MVPLSRYSGKVLLIVNTASKCGLTPQYEGLEALYRDKQDAGLEILGFPCNQFRGQEPGTDAEIQDFCRVTYDVTFPVFARIEVNGPDATPLYRYLRAEQPGDFGPQYGKFYEVISRMMPDAGRDDVKWNFTKFLVDRNGNVVKRFEPTVEPAAIADEVAAYL, from the coding sequence ATGGTGCCGTTGAGCCGCTACTCGGGCAAGGTGCTGCTGATCGTCAACACCGCCAGCAAGTGCGGGCTCACCCCGCAGTACGAAGGCCTCGAGGCCCTCTACCGGGACAAGCAGGACGCAGGGCTGGAAATCCTCGGGTTCCCGTGCAACCAGTTCCGCGGGCAGGAGCCGGGCACCGACGCGGAGATCCAGGACTTCTGCCGGGTCACCTACGACGTGACCTTTCCGGTGTTCGCCCGGATCGAGGTGAACGGTCCCGACGCCACGCCGCTGTATCGCTATCTGCGCGCCGAGCAGCCGGGCGACTTCGGCCCGCAGTACGGCAAGTTCTACGAGGTCATCTCCCGGATGATGCCGGACGCCGGGCGGGACGACGTGAAATGGAACTTCACGAAGTTCCTGGTCGACCGGAACGGCAACGTGGTCAAGCGATTCGAGCCCACGGTCGAGCCCGCCGCGATCGCCGACGAGGTGGCCGCCTACCTGTAG
- a CDS encoding FAD-binding dehydrogenase, whose amino-acid sequence MSDAADVIVVGAGLAGLVAAAELVDAGKRVLILDQENANNLGGQAFWSFGGLFFVDSPEQRRLGVEDSYELALADWLGNAGFDREREDHWPRQWAQAYVEFAAGEKRSWLGGLGLKVFPVVGWAERGGYTAIGPGNSVPRFHITWGTGPGLVEVFARRVAAGVDRGLVRFAWRHRVDDIVVTAGAATGVRGAVLEPTDLARGVASSRTEVGEFEFTAQAVIVTSGGIGHNFELIKQNWPTRMGRAPEHMLAGVPAHVDGRMLGIAATAGASIVNSDRMWHYTEGITNYEPIWPDHGIRIIPGPSSLWLDATGKRLPPPVFPGSDSLGTMERIVATGYDYSWFVLDQKIIEKEFGLSGQEQNPDLTDRDVRKLLDRVRPGAPAPVRAFQERGVDFLVRDSLSELVAAMNQLTGADLLDQATVERELRARDSQFDNPYTKDHQVMAIHNARAYRPDKISRVASPHRLLDPKAGPLIAVRLHLLSRKTLGGLETDLTSQVRRPDGTPFDGLYAAGEVAGFGGGGVHGYRALEGTFLGGCVFSGRAAGRGVAARL is encoded by the coding sequence ATGTCCGATGCTGCCGATGTGATCGTGGTCGGAGCCGGCCTGGCCGGCCTGGTGGCGGCGGCCGAGCTGGTCGATGCCGGTAAGCGAGTACTGATCCTGGACCAGGAGAACGCGAACAACCTTGGCGGACAGGCCTTTTGGTCGTTCGGCGGGCTCTTCTTCGTAGACAGCCCCGAGCAACGGCGGCTCGGTGTCGAGGACAGTTACGAGCTTGCGCTGGCGGACTGGCTGGGCAATGCCGGCTTCGATCGGGAGCGCGAGGACCACTGGCCGCGGCAGTGGGCGCAGGCCTACGTCGAGTTCGCCGCCGGGGAGAAACGCAGCTGGCTCGGCGGGCTGGGCCTGAAGGTGTTTCCGGTCGTCGGTTGGGCCGAGCGAGGCGGCTATACCGCGATCGGTCCGGGCAACTCGGTGCCCCGATTCCACATCACCTGGGGTACCGGGCCGGGCCTGGTGGAGGTCTTCGCCCGACGAGTAGCCGCCGGCGTGGATCGCGGTCTGGTCCGGTTTGCCTGGCGACATCGGGTGGACGACATCGTGGTCACCGCCGGCGCGGCGACCGGGGTACGCGGTGCGGTGCTCGAGCCGACCGACCTCGCCCGCGGCGTGGCGTCGTCGCGAACCGAGGTGGGCGAGTTCGAGTTCACCGCGCAGGCGGTCATCGTCACCTCCGGCGGGATCGGGCACAACTTCGAGCTGATCAAACAGAACTGGCCGACCCGGATGGGCCGGGCGCCGGAGCACATGCTGGCCGGGGTGCCGGCCCACGTGGACGGCCGGATGCTCGGTATCGCGGCCACCGCCGGCGCGAGCATCGTCAACTCCGACCGGATGTGGCACTACACCGAGGGCATCACCAACTACGAACCGATCTGGCCCGACCATGGCATCCGGATCATCCCGGGCCCGTCGTCGTTGTGGTTGGACGCCACCGGAAAGCGGTTGCCGCCGCCGGTGTTCCCTGGGTCGGACAGTCTCGGCACGATGGAGCGGATCGTAGCCACCGGATACGACTACAGCTGGTTCGTGTTGGATCAGAAGATCATCGAGAAGGAGTTCGGACTGTCCGGGCAGGAGCAGAACCCGGACCTCACCGATCGGGACGTCCGCAAGCTGCTCGACCGGGTACGTCCGGGAGCGCCCGCCCCGGTGCGCGCATTTCAGGAACGCGGGGTGGACTTCCTGGTTCGGGATTCGTTGTCGGAGTTGGTTGCCGCGATGAATCAGCTGACCGGTGCGGATCTGCTGGATCAGGCGACGGTCGAGCGGGAGCTGCGGGCCCGGGACAGCCAGTTCGACAACCCCTACACCAAGGACCATCAGGTGATGGCGATCCACAATGCCCGGGCCTACCGCCCGGACAAGATCAGCCGAGTGGCCTCCCCGCACCGGTTGCTCGACCCGAAGGCCGGTCCGCTGATCGCGGTGCGGTTGCATCTGCTGTCCCGGAAGACCCTGGGCGGCTTGGAAACCGACCTGACCAGCCAGGTGCGCCGGCCGGACGGTACGCCGTTCGACGGACTGTATGCGGCCGGTGAGGTGGCCGGCTTCGGTGGCGGTGGGGTACATGGCTACCGCGCGCTGGAGGGCACCTTCCTCGGCGGCTGCGTCTTTTCCGGCCGAGCCGCCGGGCGGGGAGTCGCGGCGCGGCTGTAG
- a CDS encoding SDR family oxidoreductase — MALLTDKTLVVAGVGPGLGREVALAAHREGGRVVLGARTEANLRAVAGELDRVTYQVTEITDGESCRRLVAAGTQAFGSVDALVVVAARDTDFGGIVDADLDTWRAALEVNLLGSMRLVQAAVPELARRGGSIVLIGTQAMFAPSLPQTAYAASKGALHAAMLSLAKELGPQAIRVNTVVPTWMWGPNVEAYVQFQAERKGVEPAEVQAGIARRMALREIPEDGDVANAVIFFASELSRMVTGQTLFVNAGEYFR; from the coding sequence GTGGCTTTGCTGACCGACAAAACCCTCGTCGTTGCCGGCGTCGGGCCCGGGTTGGGCCGAGAGGTCGCGCTGGCCGCGCACCGGGAAGGCGGCCGAGTCGTTCTGGGTGCGCGCACCGAGGCGAACCTGCGCGCGGTCGCGGGCGAGCTGGATCGGGTGACGTACCAGGTCACCGAGATCACCGACGGCGAATCCTGCCGCCGGCTCGTCGCGGCGGGGACGCAGGCGTTCGGTTCGGTCGATGCGTTGGTGGTGGTCGCCGCCCGGGACACCGACTTCGGCGGGATCGTCGATGCCGATCTGGATACCTGGCGGGCCGCGCTGGAGGTGAACCTGCTCGGGTCGATGCGGCTGGTGCAGGCGGCGGTGCCCGAACTGGCTCGGCGCGGTGGTTCGATTGTGTTGATCGGTACCCAGGCGATGTTCGCGCCGTCGTTGCCGCAGACCGCGTACGCGGCCTCCAAGGGCGCACTGCACGCCGCGATGTTGTCCTTGGCAAAAGAACTCGGTCCGCAGGCGATCCGGGTGAACACCGTCGTGCCGACCTGGATGTGGGGACCGAACGTCGAGGCCTACGTGCAGTTCCAGGCCGAGCGGAAGGGCGTCGAGCCGGCCGAGGTGCAGGCGGGGATCGCTCGCCGGATGGCGTTGCGCGAGATTCCCGAGGACGGTGACGTGGCCAACGCCGTGATCTTCTTCGCGTCCGAGCTGTCCCGGATGGTGACCGGGCAGACGTTGTTCGTCAACGCCGGCGAGTACTTCCGCTAG
- a CDS encoding S9 family peptidase, with translation MGPEVVSDPPVAKCVPVERTHHGDTVVDQYEWLREKDDPAVIAYLEAENAWTDAQTAHLKPLQEKIFEEIKARTQETDLSVPTRMGDYWYYSRSFEGKQYGMECRRPVAGPDDWTPPELIADAEPADEQVLLDSNLLAEGHDFFALGACTVSEDGGLLAFATDVTGGERYTLRFKDLGTGELLPDEIDDVAPGATWTDDGAYVFYRTMDAAWRPDSVWRHRLGTDRSADVRVYHEPDERFWAGIAATRSRKYLIAGSSSKITSELRVLEMADPEGEFRVLLPRVEGIEYDVTHAVVGGEDVFLYLHNGYPAGGDPAGGVKAENFMLAAAPVADPTRLTTLIAHDDTVRLEDIAAFEHHLVLSYRRDALPRLDIWPLTADGYGERRELATDLALFSVGTVGNPEWSQPLLRVGLTSYLTPVQVFDYDLTSGERYLRKEQPVLGGYDAGAYEQFQEWATAADGTRVPISVVRRKGIPQPAPTLLYGYGSYEASIDPGFSVARLSLLDRGMVFAVSHVRGGGELGRLWYENGKKLSKTNTFTDFVACAQHLIDTGMTTPSRLVADGGSAGGLLMGAVANLAPELFAGILANVPFVDPLTSILDPSLPLTVIEWDEWGNPLDDPEVYAYMKAYSPYENVTAQDYPAILAVTSINDTRVLYVEPAKWVARLRATKTGTAPLLLKTEMSAGHGGVSGRYAQWREVAFEYAWLLDTAGLGDTAG, from the coding sequence ATGGGGCCTGAAGTTGTGTCTGATCCGCCGGTGGCCAAGTGTGTTCCGGTCGAACGCACCCACCACGGCGACACGGTCGTCGACCAGTACGAGTGGTTGCGGGAAAAGGACGATCCGGCAGTGATCGCCTATCTGGAGGCGGAGAACGCCTGGACCGACGCCCAGACCGCGCACCTGAAACCGTTGCAGGAAAAGATCTTCGAGGAGATCAAGGCGCGGACTCAGGAAACCGATCTATCGGTGCCGACCCGGATGGGCGACTACTGGTACTACTCGCGCTCCTTCGAGGGTAAGCAGTACGGGATGGAGTGTCGCCGTCCGGTAGCCGGACCGGACGACTGGACGCCGCCCGAGTTGATCGCGGACGCCGAGCCGGCCGACGAGCAGGTACTGCTCGACAGCAACCTGCTGGCCGAGGGCCATGACTTCTTCGCCCTCGGTGCTTGCACGGTGTCCGAAGATGGTGGCCTGCTGGCGTTTGCCACCGACGTCACCGGCGGTGAGCGGTACACGTTGCGGTTCAAGGACCTGGGCACCGGCGAGTTGCTGCCGGACGAGATCGACGATGTGGCGCCCGGGGCCACCTGGACCGACGACGGCGCCTACGTCTTCTATCGGACGATGGATGCGGCGTGGCGACCGGATTCGGTCTGGCGGCACCGGCTGGGCACCGACCGGAGCGCCGACGTGCGGGTGTATCACGAGCCGGACGAGCGGTTCTGGGCCGGCATCGCAGCCACCCGGTCACGGAAGTACCTGATCGCCGGTTCCAGCTCGAAGATCACGAGCGAGCTCCGGGTGCTGGAGATGGCCGATCCCGAGGGCGAGTTCCGGGTGTTGCTGCCCCGGGTGGAAGGTATCGAGTACGACGTCACGCACGCCGTCGTCGGTGGCGAGGACGTTTTCCTCTATCTGCACAACGGGTATCCGGCCGGTGGCGATCCGGCCGGGGGCGTCAAGGCGGAGAACTTCATGCTGGCGGCAGCTCCGGTGGCCGACCCGACCCGGCTGACCACGCTGATCGCGCATGACGACACGGTCCGGCTGGAAGATATCGCCGCGTTCGAGCATCACCTGGTGCTCAGCTATCGACGCGACGCATTGCCGCGGCTCGACATCTGGCCGCTGACCGCGGACGGCTACGGCGAGCGCCGGGAGCTGGCGACCGACCTGGCGCTGTTCTCGGTCGGGACGGTGGGAAACCCGGAGTGGAGTCAGCCGTTGCTGCGGGTCGGATTGACGTCCTACCTCACTCCGGTGCAGGTGTTCGACTACGACCTGACCAGCGGGGAACGGTACCTGCGCAAGGAGCAGCCGGTGCTGGGCGGCTACGACGCCGGCGCCTACGAGCAGTTCCAGGAGTGGGCCACGGCCGCAGACGGCACCCGGGTGCCGATCTCGGTCGTCCGGCGGAAGGGGATCCCCCAGCCGGCGCCGACCTTGCTCTACGGCTACGGCTCCTACGAGGCCAGCATCGACCCGGGATTTTCGGTTGCTCGGCTGTCCCTGCTGGACCGCGGCATGGTCTTCGCGGTATCGCACGTGCGGGGCGGTGGGGAACTGGGTCGGTTGTGGTACGAGAACGGCAAGAAGCTGAGCAAGACCAATACCTTCACCGACTTCGTCGCCTGTGCCCAGCACCTGATCGACACCGGGATGACCACCCCGAGCCGGTTGGTCGCCGACGGCGGCAGCGCCGGTGGATTGCTGATGGGCGCGGTGGCGAACCTGGCGCCGGAGCTGTTCGCCGGGATTCTGGCCAACGTGCCGTTCGTGGATCCGTTGACCTCGATCCTCGACCCGTCGTTGCCGCTGACCGTGATCGAGTGGGACGAGTGGGGCAATCCGTTGGACGACCCCGAGGTCTACGCCTACATGAAGGCGTACTCGCCGTACGAGAACGTCACCGCCCAGGACTACCCGGCGATTCTCGCGGTGACCAGTATCAACGACACGCGGGTGCTCTACGTCGAGCCGGCCAAGTGGGTTGCCCGGCTGCGCGCAACCAAGACCGGTACCGCACCGCTGCTGTTGAAGACCGAGATGAGTGCCGGGCACGGCGGGGTGAGCGGGCGGTACGCGCAATGGCGCGAGGTGGCGTTCGAGTACGCCTGGCTGCTGGATACCGCTGGTCTGGGTGATACCGCCGGGTAA
- a CDS encoding phosphoribosylaminoimidazolesuccinocarboxamide synthase: MRPSLESYPHLAGGKVRELYAVDDEHLLLVATDRISAFDHVLSTPIPDKGRVLTAMSFFYFDLLGGNNHLAGPPDDPRIPDAVLGRAMVVRRLAMIPVECVVRGYLTGSGLTEYRRSGSVCGIDLPAGLVESAKLDDPIFTPTTKAPVGAHDAAMEFAAVSDLLGPELAFRLREDSIDLYFRAAAYAEQRGVILADTKFEFGRDESGELVLADEVLTPDSSRYWPAAEYTPGTVQSSFDKQYVRNWLTGPDSGWDRDSGTPPPALPDAVVAATRARYIDAYERISDRRFADWARPAATGLG, from the coding sequence ATGCGTCCTTCTCTGGAGTCATATCCGCACCTGGCCGGCGGCAAGGTGCGGGAGCTGTATGCCGTCGACGACGAGCACCTGCTGCTGGTGGCCACCGACCGGATCTCGGCGTTCGACCACGTCCTGAGCACGCCGATCCCGGACAAGGGTCGGGTGTTGACCGCGATGAGCTTCTTCTACTTCGATCTGCTCGGTGGCAACAACCACCTGGCCGGCCCGCCCGACGACCCGCGAATCCCGGACGCGGTGTTGGGCCGGGCGATGGTGGTTCGGCGATTGGCGATGATCCCGGTCGAATGCGTGGTCCGCGGGTACCTGACCGGCTCCGGCTTGACCGAGTACCGGCGCAGCGGTTCGGTGTGCGGGATCGACCTGCCGGCAGGCCTGGTCGAATCCGCCAAGCTCGACGATCCGATCTTCACCCCGACCACGAAAGCCCCGGTCGGTGCGCACGATGCGGCCATGGAGTTCGCTGCGGTGTCGGATCTGCTCGGCCCGGAGCTGGCCTTCCGGCTCCGCGAGGACAGCATCGACCTGTACTTCCGCGCGGCTGCCTACGCCGAGCAACGCGGGGTGATCCTGGCCGACACCAAGTTCGAGTTCGGTCGGGACGAGTCCGGCGAGCTGGTGCTGGCCGACGAGGTGCTCACCCCCGATTCGTCGCGCTACTGGCCGGCCGCCGAGTACACGCCCGGAACGGTGCAGTCCAGCTTCGACAAGCAGTATGTGCGGAACTGGTTGACCGGGCCGGACTCCGGCTGGGACCGCGACTCCGGTACGCCGCCCCCGGCCCTGCCGGATGCTGTCGTCGCCGCTACTCGTGCTCGGTATATCGATGCCTACGAACGTATCTCGGACCGGCGTTTCGCCGACTGGGCGCGGCCGGCGGCAACCGGGCTCGGCTGA
- a CDS encoding HIT family protein yields the protein MDPYTIFGDIVAGRAPASKVYEDDDVCAFMDIRPITPGHLLVVPKIPARSLAELDPAVGGKLFAVGQRLAAALRASEVGCDGVNFFLADGVVAGQEVFHVHLHVIPRTVDDGFRLQFRVRFPPRADLDYLAGSIRGALDRAD from the coding sequence GTGGACCCCTACACGATCTTCGGCGACATCGTCGCCGGCCGGGCACCGGCGAGCAAGGTGTACGAGGACGACGACGTGTGTGCGTTCATGGACATTCGGCCGATCACCCCGGGGCACCTGTTGGTCGTCCCGAAAATTCCCGCGCGCAGCCTCGCCGAACTGGACCCCGCGGTCGGCGGCAAGCTGTTCGCGGTGGGGCAGCGGCTGGCTGCCGCGCTGCGCGCCAGCGAGGTCGGCTGCGACGGGGTGAACTTCTTTCTCGCCGACGGGGTGGTGGCCGGCCAGGAGGTGTTCCACGTGCATCTGCACGTCATTCCGCGCACCGTGGACGACGGCTTCCGGCTGCAGTTCCGGGTGCGGTTTCCGCCGCGCGCCGATCTCGACTACCTGGCCGGTTCGATCCGCGGCGCCCTGGACCGGGCCGACTGA
- a CDS encoding TerD family protein, which yields MSVSLAKGGNVSLSKQAPNLRQVAVGLGWDVRSTTGADYDLDASAIATGANRRVLSDQYFVFFNNLRSPDGSIEHTGDNLTGEGEGDDEVINVDLAAVPPTVTTIVFPVSIYDADTRQQSFGQVRNAYIRIVDRDTDRELARYDLSEDASTETSMVFGELYRHNDEWKFRAIGQGYASGLRGIALDYGVNVG from the coding sequence ATGAGCGTCAGTCTCGCCAAAGGCGGAAACGTCTCGCTGAGCAAGCAGGCGCCGAATCTGCGGCAGGTCGCGGTCGGGCTGGGTTGGGACGTGCGATCCACCACCGGCGCCGACTACGACCTCGACGCCAGCGCCATCGCCACCGGAGCGAACCGGCGGGTGCTGTCGGATCAATACTTCGTCTTCTTCAACAACCTGCGTTCGCCGGACGGTTCGATCGAGCACACCGGCGACAACCTCACCGGGGAGGGCGAGGGCGACGACGAGGTGATCAATGTCGATCTGGCGGCGGTACCACCGACCGTGACCACCATCGTCTTCCCGGTCTCGATCTACGACGCCGACACCCGGCAGCAGAGCTTCGGTCAGGTCCGCAACGCCTACATCCGGATCGTGGATCGTGACACCGATCGAGAACTGGCTCGCTACGACCTGTCCGAGGACGCGTCCACCGAGACGTCGATGGTGTTCGGCGAGCTCTACCGGCACAACGACGAGTGGAAGTTCCGCGCGATCGGGCAGGGCTACGCCTCCGGCCTGCGTGGGATCGCCCTCGACTACGGCGTGAACGTCGGCTGA
- the purB gene encoding adenylosuccinate lyase, with product MWSPEHKVVLERRLWLEVLRAQAELGVAVPDGVIADYERVLGAVDLASIAARERVTRHDVKARIEEFNALAGHEHVHKGMTSRDLTENIEQLQILESLRYVHAHGVAVAARLAERAVEYSATVLTGRSHNVAAQATTLGKRFASVADELLVALTRLAELIERYPLRGIKGPMGTGQDMLDLFDGDPAKVAELERRVATHLGFAQVLTSVGQIYPRSLDHDVVSALVQLGAAPSSFAHTIRLMAGHELVTEGFQPGQVGSSAMPHKMNTRSCERVNGLQVVLRGYAGMAAELAGAQWNEGDVFCSVVRRVALPDAFFAIDGMLETFLTVLAEFGAYPAVIARELDRYLPFLATTRILLAAVRAGVGREVSHEVIKEHAVAVALAMREQGREPDLLDRLAADPRLPLDRAALAAALADRAVFIGAAPTQVSQVVAAVDALVRRYPGAADYAPAAIL from the coding sequence ATGTGGTCGCCGGAGCACAAGGTGGTGCTGGAGCGCCGGTTGTGGCTGGAAGTGCTTCGTGCGCAGGCGGAACTGGGTGTCGCGGTACCCGATGGCGTGATCGCCGACTACGAACGGGTGCTCGGTGCGGTGGACCTCGCCTCGATCGCCGCGCGCGAGCGGGTTACCCGGCACGATGTGAAAGCTCGAATCGAGGAGTTCAACGCGCTGGCCGGGCACGAACATGTGCACAAGGGAATGACCAGTCGCGACCTCACCGAGAACATCGAGCAGCTGCAGATCCTGGAGTCGTTGCGCTACGTGCACGCGCACGGCGTGGCGGTCGCGGCGCGACTGGCCGAGCGCGCCGTCGAATACTCCGCGACGGTGCTGACCGGGCGATCGCACAACGTCGCCGCCCAGGCGACCACGCTGGGCAAGCGATTCGCTTCCGTTGCTGATGAGTTGCTGGTTGCCCTGACCCGGCTCGCCGAGCTGATCGAGCGCTACCCGTTGCGCGGGATCAAGGGCCCGATGGGCACCGGGCAGGACATGCTGGATCTGTTCGACGGGGATCCGGCCAAGGTGGCCGAGTTGGAGCGTCGGGTCGCGACCCATCTGGGTTTCGCGCAGGTGCTGACCAGCGTCGGGCAGATCTACCCGCGCTCGCTCGACCACGACGTGGTGAGTGCGTTGGTGCAGCTGGGTGCGGCACCGTCGTCGTTCGCCCACACGATCCGGTTGATGGCCGGGCACGAGCTGGTCACCGAGGGTTTCCAGCCCGGTCAGGTCGGCTCGTCGGCGATGCCGCACAAGATGAACACCCGTTCGTGCGAGCGGGTGAACGGGCTGCAGGTGGTCCTGCGTGGGTACGCCGGGATGGCCGCCGAGCTGGCCGGTGCGCAGTGGAACGAAGGTGATGTGTTCTGTTCGGTCGTGCGCCGGGTGGCGCTGCCCGACGCGTTCTTCGCGATCGACGGGATGTTGGAGACGTTCCTGACGGTGCTCGCCGAGTTCGGTGCGTACCCGGCGGTGATCGCCCGGGAACTCGACCGCTACCTGCCGTTCCTGGCCACCACCCGGATTCTGCTGGCCGCGGTGCGGGCCGGCGTGGGCCGGGAGGTATCGCACGAGGTGATCAAGGAACATGCGGTGGCGGTGGCGCTGGCCATGCGCGAACAAGGTCGAGAGCCGGACCTGCTGGATCGCCTCGCCGCCGATCCGCGGCTACCACTGGACCGGGCTGCGTTGGCTGCCGCGCTCGCCGACCGGGCGGTCTTCATCGGCGCCGCGCCCACCCAGGTATCGCAGGTGGTCGCGGCGGTCGATGCCCTGGTCCGGCGCTATCCCGGCGCGGCCGACTACGCGCCGGCCGCGATTCTGTAG
- a CDS encoding TetR/AcrR family transcriptional regulator — translation MTTAVTPKGERRRHALVEAASELLLEGGFDAVRHRSVATRARLPLASTTYYFESLDELIACAVEFTGAEELTAMRDRVHRISHRRRGPEATVDLMLDLLVSAETDESAREHLIARYERFVASARHPELRAVQRQLRAQIDELLAEVIRRCGRITSPEQVRRLAGVVDGAVVGALSEADPDPRGTAREALLEIVDVVAPQVDR, via the coding sequence GTGACCACCGCCGTGACTCCAAAGGGGGAGCGGCGCCGCCACGCCCTGGTAGAGGCGGCGTCCGAGTTGTTGCTCGAGGGCGGCTTCGACGCGGTTCGGCATCGTTCGGTGGCCACTCGGGCCCGGCTTCCGCTTGCCTCGACCACCTACTACTTCGAGTCGCTCGACGAGCTGATCGCCTGCGCTGTCGAGTTCACCGGGGCCGAGGAACTGACCGCGATGCGGGATCGGGTGCACCGGATCAGCCACCGCCGCCGGGGGCCCGAGGCGACCGTCGATCTGATGCTGGATCTGCTGGTTTCGGCGGAGACCGACGAGTCGGCGCGCGAGCATCTCATCGCCCGGTACGAGCGGTTCGTCGCGTCCGCCCGACATCCGGAGTTGCGGGCGGTGCAGCGACAGCTGCGGGCCCAGATCGACGAACTGCTCGCCGAGGTGATCCGCCGGTGCGGCCGAATCACCTCGCCGGAACAGGTGCGTCGGTTGGCCGGCGTGGTCGACGGCGCGGTGGTCGGCGCGCTCAGCGAGGCGGATCCGGACCCCCGCGGTACCGCCCGGGAAGCGCTGCTGGAGATCGTCGACGTGGTTGCCCCACAGGTGGATCGCTGA